Proteins encoded within one genomic window of Cellulomonas flavigena DSM 20109:
- a CDS encoding ASCH domain-containing protein: MTEQPTAGVEADTQDTRIADFWEAARGHLGWGKLDTVLGESVDGAVAPPAWSFGDDARLADELLALVLAGRKTATSTALVEFGAEPLPKVGDVSIVLDSAGDPRALLRTTAVEVLPFDQVGADLAAAEGEDDLTLESWRRQHEVYWRRVLGDDAFSSSMDVVTERFELVYPTSGPTPAVD; encoded by the coding sequence ATGACCGAGCAGCCGACGGCCGGGGTCGAGGCAGACACGCAGGACACGCGGATCGCGGACTTCTGGGAGGCGGCGCGCGGCCACCTCGGCTGGGGCAAGCTCGACACGGTGCTGGGGGAGTCGGTCGACGGTGCCGTGGCGCCGCCCGCGTGGTCGTTCGGGGACGACGCGCGGCTCGCCGACGAGCTGCTGGCGCTCGTGCTGGCAGGGCGCAAGACCGCGACGTCCACGGCGCTGGTGGAGTTCGGCGCCGAGCCGCTGCCGAAGGTCGGGGACGTGTCGATCGTGCTCGACTCCGCGGGCGACCCGCGCGCGCTGCTGCGGACCACCGCGGTCGAGGTGCTGCCGTTCGACCAGGTGGGGGCGGACCTGGCGGCCGCCGAGGGCGAGGACGACCTGACGCTGGAGTCCTGGCGCCGTCAGCACGAGGTGTACTGGCGCCGGGTGCTGGGCGACGACGCGTTCTCGTCCTCCATGGACGTCGTCACCGAGCGGTTCGAGCTCGTGTACCCCACGAGCGGTCCGACGCCGGCCGTCGACTGA
- the ilvN gene encoding acetolactate synthase small subunit — protein sequence MTRHTLSVLVENKPGVLTRVAGLFARRAFNIHSLAVGPTEHEEISRITVVVDVDALPLEQVTKQLNKLVNVIKIVELEDAASVQRELLLVKVKADVAQRTHVLEVVQLFRAHVVDVVPDTVVIEATGSPGKLDALLAALEPFGIREIVQSGTVAIGRGSRSITDRALERVSRSA from the coding sequence ATGACCCGCCACACCCTGTCCGTCCTCGTCGAGAACAAGCCCGGCGTGCTCACACGCGTCGCGGGCCTGTTCGCCCGGCGTGCGTTCAACATCCACTCCCTCGCGGTCGGCCCGACCGAGCACGAGGAGATCAGCCGCATCACGGTCGTCGTCGACGTCGACGCGCTCCCGCTGGAGCAGGTGACGAAGCAGCTCAACAAGCTGGTCAACGTCATCAAGATCGTCGAGCTCGAGGACGCCGCGTCCGTCCAGCGCGAGCTGCTGCTCGTCAAGGTCAAGGCCGACGTCGCGCAGCGCACGCACGTGCTCGAGGTCGTCCAGCTCTTCCGCGCGCACGTCGTCGACGTCGTGCCGGACACCGTCGTCATCGAGGCGACCGGCAGCCCGGGCAAGCTCGACGCGCTGCTCGCGGCGCTGGAGCCCTTCGGCATCCGTGAGATCGTGCAGTCCGGCACCGTCGCCATCGGCCGCGGCTCGCGGTCCATCACGGACCGCGCCCTCGAGCGCGTGAGCCGGTCCGCCTGA
- a CDS encoding AMIN-like domain-containing (lipo)protein has product MTVTPARRAATAGAVALLATTLTACGAADDPATTPGPTSTAPATASPTPPPTPEPTPSRAPAPAPEPETDLGAFSAPGTELASDGDASGYVVTEVRTGEHDGYDRVVYQLEGGQGVPGYRVGYVEQAVEDPSGEVRQVDGDAILQVWLVGTTYPTESGPQEHSQDLRPADGDVEHVVRPLTFEGMTQSFVGVDDGPREFRVTVLGDPARVVVDLQDD; this is encoded by the coding sequence ATGACCGTCACACCCGCACGCCGTGCCGCGACCGCGGGCGCCGTCGCGCTGCTGGCCACGACCCTCACGGCGTGCGGCGCCGCCGACGACCCGGCGACGACACCCGGCCCCACGTCGACCGCACCGGCGACCGCGAGCCCCACCCCGCCCCCGACCCCCGAGCCGACGCCCTCTCGGGCTCCGGCGCCCGCGCCGGAGCCCGAGACCGACCTCGGCGCGTTCAGCGCCCCCGGCACGGAGCTCGCGTCCGACGGGGACGCGTCGGGGTACGTCGTCACCGAGGTGCGTACCGGCGAGCACGACGGGTACGACCGGGTCGTCTACCAGCTCGAGGGTGGCCAGGGCGTCCCGGGGTACCGCGTGGGGTACGTCGAGCAGGCCGTCGAGGACCCGAGCGGCGAGGTCCGCCAGGTCGACGGCGACGCGATCCTCCAGGTGTGGCTCGTCGGCACGACGTACCCGACGGAGTCCGGGCCCCAGGAGCACTCCCAGGACCTGCGCCCCGCCGACGGCGACGTCGAGCACGTGGTGCGTCCGCTGACGTTCGAGGGGATGACGCAGTCGTTCGTCGGTGTGGACGACGGGCCCCGTGAGTTCCGCGTCACGGTCCTCGGCGACCCGGCGCGCGTCGTCGTGGACCTGCAGGACGACTGA
- the ilvC gene encoding ketol-acid reductoisomerase produces the protein MAELFYDDDADLSIIQSQKVAVIGYGSQGHAHALNLRDSGVDVTVGLREGSASRAKAENEGLKVATVAEAVAGADVVVILAPDQVQRLVYRDEIEPNLKDGAALVFGHGFNIRFGYIKPAAGHDVLMVAPKGPGHLVRREYVDGRGVPVIVAVEQDASGKAWDLALSYAKGIGGLRAAGIRTTFTEETETDLFGEQAVLCGGVSQLIQYGFETLTEAGYQPEVAYFEVLHELKLIVDLIWEGGITKQRWSVSDTAEYGDYVSGPRVITPEVKENMKAVLADIQNGAFAERFIADQDAGAPEFQELRAKGQNHPIEPVGRELRKLFAWSKPTDSDYQEGSAAR, from the coding sequence GTGGCTGAGCTGTTCTACGACGACGACGCCGACCTGTCGATCATCCAGTCCCAGAAGGTCGCCGTCATCGGCTACGGCAGCCAGGGGCACGCGCACGCCCTCAACCTGCGCGACTCCGGCGTCGACGTGACGGTCGGTCTGCGCGAGGGCTCGGCCTCGCGGGCCAAGGCCGAGAACGAGGGCCTCAAGGTCGCCACCGTGGCCGAGGCCGTCGCGGGTGCCGACGTCGTCGTCATCCTGGCGCCGGACCAGGTCCAGCGCCTCGTCTACCGCGACGAGATCGAGCCGAACCTCAAGGACGGCGCGGCGCTCGTCTTCGGGCACGGCTTCAACATCCGCTTCGGCTACATCAAGCCGGCCGCGGGTCACGACGTGCTCATGGTCGCGCCCAAGGGCCCGGGTCACCTGGTCCGCCGCGAGTACGTCGACGGGCGCGGCGTGCCGGTCATCGTCGCGGTCGAGCAGGACGCGTCGGGCAAGGCGTGGGATCTCGCGCTGTCGTACGCCAAGGGCATCGGCGGCCTGCGTGCGGCCGGCATCAGGACGACGTTCACCGAGGAGACCGAGACCGACCTGTTCGGCGAGCAGGCCGTCCTGTGCGGTGGCGTCTCGCAGCTCATCCAGTACGGCTTCGAGACGCTCACCGAGGCGGGCTACCAGCCCGAGGTCGCGTACTTCGAGGTGCTGCACGAGCTCAAGCTCATCGTCGACCTCATCTGGGAGGGCGGCATCACCAAGCAGCGCTGGTCGGTCTCCGACACGGCCGAGTACGGCGACTACGTCTCCGGCCCGCGGGTCATCACGCCCGAGGTGAAGGAGAACATGAAGGCCGTCCTCGCGGACATCCAGAACGGCGCCTTCGCCGAGCGCTTCATCGCCGACCAGGACGCGGGCGCCCCGGAGTTCCAGGAGCTGCGCGCCAAGGGCCAGAACCACCCGATCGAGCCCGTCGGCCGCGAGCTGCGCAAGCTGTTCGCGTGGAGCAAGCCGACGGACAGCGACTACCAGGAGGGTTCGGCGGCCCGCTGA
- a CDS encoding UbiA family prenyltransferase, translating into MTDASRPVRARPRPAERVVALLAACHPGPTVVVTTLCTALAAAVGAPAGTVALVLAVVLAGQLSIGWSNDWVDAARDRAVGRRDKPVVTGAVSPALLRAAAFAALALAVCLSLLAGPAAAAAHAAVVAMGWAYNVGLKSTVASGVPYAVAFGALPAFVVLARPGDGLPAGWLVAVGALLGVGAHLVNVLPDLEDDAGTGVRGLPHRLGRRATAVLAPGVLAAAVVVAVLGPPGPPRVVPAALGVGAVAVAVTAGVVGAARPASRAPFTLAMLVAGLCVLVLVVTGADGALT; encoded by the coding sequence GTGACCGACGCCTCCCGACCCGTGCGGGCGCGGCCTCGCCCGGCCGAGCGCGTCGTCGCGCTGCTCGCCGCGTGCCACCCGGGCCCGACGGTCGTCGTCACGACGCTGTGCACGGCGCTCGCCGCGGCGGTCGGTGCGCCCGCGGGGACGGTCGCGCTCGTGCTCGCCGTCGTCCTCGCCGGCCAGCTCTCGATCGGGTGGTCGAACGACTGGGTCGACGCGGCACGCGACCGCGCGGTGGGGCGGCGTGACAAGCCGGTCGTCACGGGTGCCGTGAGCCCGGCGCTGCTGCGCGCGGCGGCGTTCGCCGCGCTCGCGCTCGCGGTGTGCCTGTCGCTGCTCGCCGGGCCGGCGGCCGCCGCGGCCCACGCCGCCGTCGTGGCCATGGGGTGGGCGTACAACGTGGGGCTGAAGTCGACGGTCGCGTCGGGCGTGCCGTACGCCGTCGCGTTCGGTGCGCTGCCGGCGTTCGTCGTGCTGGCCCGCCCGGGCGACGGCCTGCCCGCGGGCTGGCTGGTCGCGGTCGGTGCGCTGCTCGGCGTCGGCGCCCACCTCGTCAACGTGCTGCCGGACCTCGAGGACGACGCCGGGACGGGCGTGCGCGGGCTGCCGCACCGGCTGGGCCGCCGGGCGACGGCGGTGCTGGCGCCGGGGGTGCTGGCGGCGGCCGTCGTGGTCGCGGTCCTCGGGCCTCCCGGGCCGCCGCGGGTGGTGCCGGCCGCGCTCGGGGTCGGTGCCGTGGCGGTCGCGGTCACCGCGGGCGTCGTGGGCGCCGCGCGCCCGGCGAGCCGGGCCCCGTTCACGCTCGCGATGCTCGTCGCGGGCCTGTGCGTGCTCGTGCTCGTCGTGACCGGTGCGGACGGCGCGCTGACGTGA
- a CDS encoding acetolactate synthase large subunit, translating to MVQGPHPAPPRSVVRPVRAAADVPSPVDEAADAQRRVGPEKVTGAQSIVRSLEEAGVEVVFGIPGGAILPTYDPLMDSKSVRHILVRHEQGGGHAAAGYAYSSGKVGVTMATSGPGATNLVTAIADANMDSVPMVAITGQVGAPMIGTDAFQEADIVGITLPITKHNYLVTDADDIPRTIAEAFHIARSGRPGPVLVDIAKSAMQAQTTFSWPQEIALPGYHPVTKPHAKQIREAARLLATSRRPVLYVGGGIVRSRASELLRRLTDLSGAPVVTTLMARGALPDSHPQNLGMPGMHGTVAAVAALQKADLVVALGARFDDRVTGKLSSFAPNATVVHADIDPAEIGKNKRADVPIVGDLREVIADLLPELEREHGQHGRPDLEAWWQQLDAWRETFPLGYDEPTDGHLAPQHVISRIGEISGPDAIYVAGVGQHQMWAAQFIRYERPDSWVNSGGLGTMGFSVPAAMGAKVGDPSRTVWSIDGDGCFQMTNQELATCTINEIPIKVAVVNNSSLGMVRQWQTLFYESRYSNTDLHTGHGTARVPDFVKLADAYGAVGLRCETKADVDATIKRALEIDDRPVVVDFTVSRDAMVWPMVAAGVSNDDIQYARGISPAWDRED from the coding sequence ATGGTCCAGGGTCCCCATCCCGCACCCCCCCGCTCGGTCGTGCGCCCCGTGCGCGCGGCGGCGGACGTGCCGAGCCCCGTCGACGAGGCCGCCGACGCGCAGCGCCGCGTCGGGCCCGAGAAGGTCACCGGGGCGCAGTCGATCGTCCGCTCGCTGGAGGAGGCGGGCGTCGAGGTCGTGTTCGGGATCCCGGGCGGCGCGATCCTGCCGACGTACGACCCGCTCATGGACTCGAAGAGCGTGCGCCACATCCTCGTGCGCCACGAGCAGGGCGGCGGGCACGCCGCCGCGGGCTACGCGTACTCCTCGGGCAAGGTCGGCGTCACCATGGCGACGTCCGGCCCGGGCGCGACCAACCTCGTCACCGCGATCGCCGACGCCAACATGGACTCGGTGCCGATGGTCGCGATCACGGGCCAGGTCGGTGCCCCGATGATCGGCACCGACGCGTTCCAGGAGGCCGACATCGTCGGCATCACGCTGCCGATCACCAAGCACAACTACCTCGTGACGGACGCGGACGACATCCCGCGGACGATCGCGGAGGCGTTCCACATCGCGCGCTCCGGTCGTCCCGGGCCGGTGCTCGTCGACATCGCGAAGTCCGCGATGCAGGCGCAGACCACGTTCTCGTGGCCGCAGGAGATCGCGCTGCCCGGCTACCACCCGGTGACCAAGCCGCACGCCAAGCAGATCCGCGAGGCCGCCCGGCTCCTGGCCACGTCACGCCGGCCCGTGCTGTACGTCGGTGGCGGCATCGTCCGCTCCCGCGCCTCGGAGCTGCTGCGCCGGCTCACCGACCTGTCCGGAGCGCCCGTCGTCACCACGCTCATGGCCCGCGGCGCGCTGCCCGACTCGCACCCGCAGAACCTGGGCATGCCCGGCATGCACGGCACGGTCGCGGCCGTCGCCGCGCTGCAGAAGGCCGACCTCGTCGTCGCCCTCGGCGCGCGGTTCGACGACCGCGTGACGGGCAAGCTGTCGTCGTTCGCACCGAACGCCACGGTCGTGCACGCCGACATCGACCCGGCCGAGATCGGCAAGAACAAGCGCGCCGACGTGCCGATCGTCGGCGACCTGCGCGAGGTCATCGCCGACCTGCTGCCCGAGCTCGAGCGCGAGCACGGCCAGCACGGGCGCCCCGACCTCGAGGCGTGGTGGCAGCAGCTCGACGCGTGGCGCGAGACGTTCCCGCTGGGCTACGACGAGCCGACGGACGGGCACCTGGCCCCGCAGCACGTGATCTCGCGGATCGGGGAGATCTCCGGCCCGGACGCGATCTACGTCGCGGGCGTCGGTCAGCACCAGATGTGGGCCGCGCAGTTCATCCGGTACGAGCGCCCCGACTCCTGGGTCAACTCCGGCGGTCTGGGCACCATGGGCTTCTCGGTGCCCGCCGCGATGGGCGCGAAGGTGGGCGACCCGAGCCGCACGGTCTGGTCGATCGACGGCGACGGCTGCTTCCAGATGACCAACCAGGAGCTCGCCACCTGCACGATCAACGAGATCCCCATCAAGGTCGCGGTGGTCAACAACAGCTCGCTCGGCATGGTCCGGCAGTGGCAGACCCTGTTCTACGAGTCGCGCTACTCCAACACCGACCTGCACACGGGGCACGGCACCGCGCGCGTGCCCGACTTCGTCAAGCTGGCCGACGCGTACGGCGCGGTGGGCCTGCGGTGCGAGACCAAGGCCGACGTCGACGCGACGATCAAGCGCGCGCTGGAGATCGACGACCGTCCCGTCGTCGTCGACTTCACGGTGTCGCGCGACGCCATGGTGTGGCCGATGGTCGCCGCCGGTGTGAGCAACGACGACATCCAGTACGCGCGCGGCATCAGCCCCGCGTGGGACCGCGAGGACTGA